A genome region from Pseudomonas sp. S06B 330 includes the following:
- a CDS encoding Na+/H+ antiporter subunit C, which translates to MEEVIAIAIGVLAASGVWLILRPRTFQVVMGLCLLSYGVNLFIFSMGSLFIGKEPIIKDGVPQDLLNYTDPLPQALVLTAIVISFAMTALFLVVLLASRGLTGTDHVDGREPNE; encoded by the coding sequence ATGGAAGAAGTCATCGCAATAGCCATTGGTGTTCTCGCGGCTTCCGGCGTGTGGTTGATCCTGCGCCCGCGAACTTTTCAGGTAGTGATGGGCCTGTGCTTGCTGTCCTACGGGGTCAATCTGTTCATTTTCAGCATGGGTAGCCTGTTCATCGGCAAGGAGCCGATCATCAAGGACGGCGTCCCCCAAGACCTGCTCAACTACACCGACCCCTTGCCCCAGGCTCTGGTACTCACCGCTATCGTTATCAGCTTTGCCATGACCGCGCTGTTTCTGGTCGTGCTGCTGGCATCGCGCGGGTTGACCGGTACCGACCACGTGGATGGCCGGGAGCCCAACGAATGA
- a CDS encoding monovalent cation/H+ antiporter subunit D codes for MSLMNQLIIAPILLPLLTAAVMLLLGEKRRPLKARLNLMSSLLGLAISITLLLWVQAQGQAASIGVYLPGNWPAPFGIALVVDRLSALMLVLTGIIGVSALLFAMARWDGAGASFHALFQIQLMGLYGAFLTADLFNLFVFFEVLLAASYGLLLHGSGRARVKSGLHYIAINLFASSLFLIGAAMLYGVTGTLNMADLALKIPLVPEADRGLLHAGAAILAIAFLAKAGIWPLNFWLVPAYSAASAPVAALFAIMTKVGTYTVLRLWTLLFSGQAGASSFFGGEWLVYGGLATLGCAAVSILAAQRLERMASLSILVSAGTLMAAIGFGQVALTAGALFYLVSSTLALCALFLLAELIERSRSANELPMDDDDCHPSPLESLHPPKGINLDDEQKAVIGQVIPWTMAFLGLSFIACALLIIGLPPLSGFIGKISLISALFNPQGLGVAPEHPLSIQGWALVALLVLSGLASMIAFTRVGIQRFWTPQERPSPLLRRYECIPIVALIGLCIALSVRAEPLLRYAHDTAASLQDPEHYVSAVLGTRPIPGPTSQAASAQVQP; via the coding sequence ATGAGTTTGATGAACCAACTGATCATCGCTCCGATCCTGCTGCCCTTACTCACGGCGGCAGTGATGCTGCTCCTGGGCGAGAAGCGCAGGCCTCTGAAAGCCCGTCTGAACCTAATGTCCAGCCTCCTGGGATTGGCGATTTCGATCACCTTGCTTCTGTGGGTCCAAGCCCAGGGCCAGGCGGCCTCAATCGGCGTCTACCTGCCGGGCAATTGGCCGGCACCATTCGGTATCGCCCTGGTAGTGGATCGACTGTCTGCACTGATGCTGGTACTGACAGGAATCATTGGCGTCAGCGCCCTGCTCTTTGCCATGGCCCGCTGGGACGGCGCTGGGGCAAGTTTCCATGCACTGTTTCAAATCCAGCTGATGGGGCTTTACGGGGCCTTCCTGACCGCCGACCTGTTCAACCTGTTTGTATTTTTCGAAGTATTACTGGCGGCATCCTACGGCTTACTGCTGCACGGCTCTGGCCGGGCACGGGTCAAGTCCGGCTTGCACTACATCGCCATCAACCTGTTCGCTTCATCGCTGTTCTTGATCGGTGCAGCCATGCTCTATGGCGTCACTGGCACCTTGAACATGGCCGATCTGGCCCTGAAAATCCCGCTGGTACCCGAGGCTGACCGCGGCCTGCTGCACGCCGGCGCTGCGATCCTGGCTATCGCGTTCCTGGCCAAGGCGGGGATCTGGCCTTTGAATTTCTGGCTGGTGCCAGCCTACTCCGCTGCCAGCGCCCCCGTGGCCGCACTGTTTGCAATCATGACCAAGGTCGGCACCTACACGGTGCTGCGCTTGTGGACCTTGCTGTTTTCCGGCCAGGCTGGCGCCTCATCATTCTTTGGTGGCGAATGGCTAGTCTATGGCGGTCTGGCAACACTAGGTTGCGCGGCGGTATCGATCCTTGCCGCCCAGCGCCTGGAGCGCATGGCGAGCCTAAGCATCCTGGTCTCGGCCGGCACGCTCATGGCAGCCATCGGCTTCGGCCAGGTAGCACTGACGGCCGGGGCATTGTTCTATCTGGTCAGCTCGACGCTGGCACTGTGCGCGCTATTCTTGCTGGCCGAGTTGATCGAACGTTCGCGCTCGGCCAACGAACTGCCTATGGATGACGATGATTGCCACCCCTCACCGCTCGAGTCACTGCATCCGCCCAAAGGCATCAATCTTGATGACGAACAGAAGGCCGTCATCGGCCAGGTAATCCCTTGGACCATGGCGTTCCTCGGCCTGAGTTTTATCGCCTGTGCGTTACTGATCATCGGCCTGCCGCCGCTCTCAGGCTTCATTGGCAAGATCAGCCTGATCAGCGCACTGTTCAACCCCCAGGGGTTGGGCGTCGCCCCTGAGCACCCCCTGTCGATTCAAGGCTGGGCACTGGTAGCACTGCTGGTACTCTCCGGCTTGGCCTCGATGATTGCCTTCACACGGGTCGGCATTCAGCGCTTCTGGACACCCCAGGAGCGCCCCTCGCCACTGCTACGCCGCTACGAATGCATCCCCATCGTTGCCCTGATCGGGCTGTGTATCGCCTTGAGTGTGCGCGCCGAACCCCTGCTGCGTTATGCCCATGACACCGCCGCAAGCCTCCAGGACCCTGAGCACTATGTCAGCGCCGTACTCGGCACGCGCCCCATCCCAGGCCCTACCAGCCAAGCCGCCAGCGCACAGGTGCAACCATGA
- a CDS encoding Na+/H+ antiporter subunit E encodes MKRLFPAPLLSLSLCLLWLLLNLSVSPGNLLLAVLLGVLAPLLMAPLRPLSAHISHPWTILRLILRVGIDVLTSNLQVARGVWTAKRRAPRSRFVHIPLDLRDAHGLAALSMITTVIPGTIWSELALDRSMLLLHVFDLDDEAHFIEHFKQTYERPLMEIFE; translated from the coding sequence ATGAAGCGTCTGTTTCCCGCTCCGCTGCTGTCGCTATCGCTCTGCCTGCTGTGGTTGTTACTGAACCTCTCAGTGAGCCCAGGCAACCTACTTCTCGCTGTATTACTGGGCGTGCTTGCACCGCTGCTGATGGCACCGCTGCGCCCCTTGTCGGCACACATTAGCCACCCTTGGACCATACTGCGCCTGATCCTGCGGGTAGGTATCGATGTGCTGACTTCCAATCTTCAAGTGGCACGAGGGGTCTGGACGGCAAAGCGTCGGGCACCGCGCTCCCGCTTCGTGCATATCCCTCTGGACCTGCGCGATGCCCACGGCCTGGCAGCCTTGTCGATGATCACCACGGTGATCCCGGGCACCATCTGGTCGGAGCTGGCACTCGATCGCAGCATGCTGCTGTTGCATGTGTTCGACCTGGACGATGAAGCGCACTTCATCGAACACTTCAAACAGACCTATGAACGTCCGCTGATGGAGATCTTCGAATGA
- a CDS encoding K+/H+ antiporter subunit F has protein sequence MTGLLANAILASLFIFALAMALTLFRLFRGPSAQDRVLALDYLYILAMLMMLVLGIRYASDTYFEGALLIALFGFVGSFALAKFLLRGEVIE, from the coding sequence ATGACTGGCCTGCTTGCCAACGCCATTCTCGCCAGCCTGTTCATCTTTGCCCTGGCCATGGCCCTGACCCTGTTTCGGCTGTTTCGCGGCCCGTCAGCGCAGGATCGGGTTCTGGCACTGGACTACCTGTATATTCTGGCGATGCTGATGATGCTGGTACTGGGTATTCGCTACGCCAGTGACACCTACTTCGAAGGGGCACTGCTAATTGCCTTGTTCGGCTTTGTCGGCTCGTTTGCCCTGGCCAAGTTCTTGCTGCGTGGCGAGGTGATCGAATGA
- a CDS encoding Na+/H+ antiporter subunit G, with protein MNNLNELPLWIEVLVALLLLLSSLFALSGAVGLVRLKAFFQRMHPPALASTLGTWCVALASILYFSALKQGPVLHAWLIPILMAITVPVTTLLLARAALFRKRMAGDEVPEEVSSGRDRGH; from the coding sequence ATGAACAACCTGAACGAACTACCCCTCTGGATCGAAGTGCTGGTTGCGCTGCTGTTGTTGCTGAGCAGCCTGTTCGCCCTGAGTGGTGCAGTCGGCCTGGTTCGCCTGAAAGCGTTCTTTCAGCGCATGCACCCACCCGCCCTGGCCTCTACCCTGGGAACCTGGTGCGTTGCCCTGGCCTCGATTCTGTACTTTTCAGCACTCAAGCAGGGCCCCGTGCTGCACGCTTGGCTGATCCCGATCCTGATGGCAATCACGGTGCCAGTGACCACGTTGCTGCTAGCGCGCGCGGCACTGTTTCGCAAACGCATGGCGGGCGATGAGGTGCCGGAGGAAGTCAGCAGTGGGCGAGATCGAGGTCACTAA
- a CDS encoding TraR/DksA family transcriptional regulator, whose translation MTKEKLLAMPADDYMNAEQLAFFTELLKSMKVETQERIEQNRVAIESLDSPADPADAASVEEERTWLVNAIDRDQRLLPQLEMGLERIKDDSFGWCDDSGEPIGLKRLLISPTTKYCIEAQERHEQIDKHQRQA comes from the coding sequence ATGACCAAGGAAAAGTTGCTGGCCATGCCGGCCGATGACTACATGAACGCCGAGCAACTGGCGTTCTTCACCGAGTTGCTGAAGTCGATGAAAGTCGAGACCCAGGAGCGCATCGAACAGAACCGCGTAGCCATCGAGAGTCTGGACAGCCCAGCTGACCCGGCAGATGCTGCCTCCGTCGAGGAGGAGCGCACCTGGTTGGTTAACGCTATCGATCGCGACCAACGCCTGTTGCCACAATTGGAGATGGGGCTGGAACGCATCAAAGATGACAGCTTTGGCTGGTGTGACGACAGCGGTGAGCCGATTGGCCTCAAACGCTTGCTGATCAGCCCGACCACCAAGTACTGCATCGAGGCTCAGGAGCGTCACGAGCAGATCGACAAACACCAGCGTCAGGCCTGA
- a CDS encoding DUF6543 domain-containing protein produces MNLQERLSLNTDLDCAVANRFVLRPTLYEVCARLLVEQWLKHQISDHDPLSLYLVSTDSTPQRTYSRRLFKVLAERFCRRATLNLTPEEDFLSLNESLNPQGAVDIDLHAVEQLINETGPFLQESYQRALVDFWSEADRSGQSPWQWYADYLKQQFKSAIDMGFDAGVLSQADAAAAHLVYTYPSLHDRNLWPNTGNLSVQHLMLDTSASAYLDRDLASALLIQRLDTSTSHNTTLVYSTTGEVLPLASQQALFTGLGRLWPALTVSRPQLQLTHITNNCFEAQARGVLDQQLRVITALMQQYQSEYSAPLMSMELDRMTSMIGLCSAAEQERRTQLANHLPDWLSHSKGPLMRRYGAMLLDVAQSYEDAAGQFWLDGIDDAETFSYQQLARQINIDHPGSELDVRDVVVINHQVIATAIPSQDSLITDGTVRPVRFSLAQLAIGNLGLLAPGRIELVSATGHALPSWMDEGYMRQLVSKLDIGSAYPQMLTHNMLDDADQRQLRQQLFDAQLRTQIPAYALELHLRDNSLSEDAVSGITQVFNAQPRPQPSDWVMRPLGLISQAGATPDEPHNCWLIETQRMSSSPCVLYRPLHPQPLLEFSDRLAVLEAISSSGDLQDDLLERLPEASRRIYANGGFLEPHLYLSVEDDFAVPFGAPRPPSLSQQTPVANIGSKLYQTCVEEAIRHFQAQSRSTAATRWKRWETLGWLLFNTLLPLAGGTLARAAWLVQMSVALADFINTDAQRDPTGHRIALINLLVNVAVVLFSHAYQGLRLDLQNVAPLPALAPDQAVTPLEPGPASVNTLAFSWARPDHTLDAAQHLALVKLQANVSLSQLGSPVPKGPLRGLYLYGDQLWAHLDNQVYRVSIDPHREQPRIVAASPSDAPGPWLIRDEVGRWQLDLALRLRGGMPLSRRVQEQKLQRQQAYNALKTKFASDTEQVKSQKATRDRVLGMAATATDERLMRSCLEKTQGYAKFWREYLHTLEEVNEHEPVPHYKVVRATALYELVRSEQSNVTALTRLFRPLRAQLVDLAKQHSQQQAFPEADSRIINHRLDAMSPLLDQMIAGAEVLTDARRQLNRLASRQQTTIAQLNDWVQTNREEPSTHLMWRYLRVENHFNRLKLLHSLDDQATYWLDCSWKNLELGIAQRVRLSDLEEAGIELQVRLLRSISDQMGVCLRQLGNLKSLLIEPAALQALAQLQADVEHIAEGVRQDLAELPDYPVASTVQQLRSQVPGLIDTTEHGLLLAEPRVDDDTLVDIPGPDNKTATRTYRREQEDWVEVSAVATPEPATRTTQSLKRLLRNSRIYMANARKTLHSLQTNASTSYLPVEIEELLQHHKTLLNAEREAIEQHLTDDNQTDEATVTDDGALTMKALDELVQTLTSQTLELRTQAALRQNPRMAEVQYLIDRGQIQVRAVGPRRHLAKVKGRADDYLDEYEISHQGTALWYAHFHYQAMNTPREAFVAGHLKTADQRLAAGASVTDASGRSIDVYRAPVTAASAAKYFFNL; encoded by the coding sequence ATGAACCTGCAAGAACGCCTCTCCCTCAATACCGATCTCGATTGCGCCGTTGCCAATCGCTTCGTTCTACGCCCGACGCTGTACGAAGTGTGTGCCCGTCTCTTGGTGGAACAATGGCTCAAGCACCAGATCAGTGATCATGACCCTCTCTCGCTGTATTTGGTCAGTACTGATAGTACCCCGCAACGCACTTACAGTAGACGGCTGTTCAAAGTCCTAGCAGAGCGCTTTTGCCGTCGTGCCACGCTCAACCTCACGCCTGAAGAAGACTTTCTCAGCCTCAATGAGAGCCTCAATCCACAAGGGGCTGTCGATATCGACCTGCATGCCGTGGAGCAATTGATCAATGAAACGGGACCGTTTCTACAGGAAAGCTACCAACGCGCGCTGGTCGACTTCTGGAGCGAGGCAGACCGTTCTGGGCAATCGCCGTGGCAATGGTATGCCGACTATCTCAAACAACAATTCAAATCTGCCATCGACATGGGCTTTGACGCCGGCGTGCTCAGCCAGGCTGACGCGGCGGCGGCCCACCTTGTCTACACCTATCCTTCCCTGCACGACCGCAACCTGTGGCCAAATACTGGCAACCTGAGCGTGCAACACCTGATGCTCGACACGTCGGCAAGCGCCTATCTTGACCGTGACCTGGCCAGTGCATTGCTAATCCAACGGCTTGATACCAGCACGTCTCACAATACCACCCTGGTCTACTCAACTACCGGTGAAGTGCTCCCCCTTGCCTCACAACAGGCACTTTTCACCGGGCTTGGCCGACTCTGGCCGGCATTGACCGTATCACGCCCACAACTCCAGCTGACGCACATCACCAATAACTGCTTCGAAGCCCAGGCGCGCGGTGTACTGGATCAACAATTGCGGGTCATCACCGCATTGATGCAGCAATATCAATCCGAATACAGCGCCCCCTTGATGAGCATGGAACTGGACCGCATGACATCAATGATCGGCCTGTGCAGCGCCGCGGAACAGGAGCGGCGCACGCAACTTGCCAATCACCTCCCTGATTGGCTAAGTCACAGCAAGGGGCCACTCATGCGCCGCTATGGCGCGATGCTCCTCGATGTTGCCCAAAGCTATGAGGATGCCGCCGGACAATTCTGGCTTGATGGCATCGACGACGCAGAGACCTTCAGCTACCAGCAGCTGGCCCGTCAGATCAATATCGATCACCCTGGCAGCGAGCTGGACGTGCGCGACGTAGTGGTCATCAACCACCAAGTCATAGCGACGGCCATTCCTAGCCAAGATTCGCTGATCACCGACGGTACGGTTCGCCCGGTGCGGTTCTCCCTGGCTCAATTGGCCATCGGCAATCTTGGCCTGCTCGCCCCTGGCCGGATCGAGCTGGTGTCAGCGACAGGGCACGCCCTGCCGAGCTGGATGGACGAAGGGTATATGCGTCAACTGGTGAGCAAGCTGGACATCGGTAGCGCTTATCCGCAGATGCTCACCCACAACATGCTCGATGATGCGGACCAGCGGCAATTGCGCCAGCAATTGTTCGATGCACAGCTGCGCACGCAAATCCCGGCGTATGCGCTGGAACTGCACCTGCGTGATAACAGCTTGAGCGAGGACGCCGTTAGCGGCATCACCCAGGTGTTCAACGCGCAGCCCAGGCCTCAGCCAAGCGATTGGGTAATGCGCCCGTTAGGCTTGATCAGCCAGGCTGGCGCAACACCAGACGAGCCGCACAATTGCTGGTTGATTGAGACCCAACGGATGTCGTCAAGCCCGTGTGTGCTTTATCGCCCTTTGCATCCGCAGCCTTTATTGGAGTTTTCTGATCGCCTGGCCGTGCTCGAGGCCATCAGCAGCTCGGGAGATTTGCAGGACGACCTGCTCGAGCGCCTGCCCGAAGCCTCGCGACGGATCTATGCCAACGGCGGCTTCCTTGAACCCCACCTCTACCTGTCCGTCGAAGACGATTTCGCAGTACCTTTCGGTGCTCCGAGGCCGCCGAGTCTGTCCCAGCAAACGCCGGTAGCAAACATAGGTTCCAAGCTCTACCAAACCTGCGTCGAAGAGGCGATCCGGCACTTCCAGGCACAGTCGCGCAGTACTGCGGCAACGCGCTGGAAGCGCTGGGAGACACTTGGTTGGCTGCTGTTCAACACACTCTTGCCACTGGCCGGTGGCACCCTGGCCAGAGCTGCCTGGCTGGTACAGATGAGTGTTGCCTTGGCTGATTTCATTAATACCGATGCCCAGCGCGATCCGACAGGCCATCGAATCGCACTGATCAACCTGCTGGTCAACGTTGCCGTAGTGTTGTTCTCCCATGCCTATCAGGGTTTGCGTCTGGATCTGCAGAATGTCGCTCCCCTGCCGGCCCTAGCTCCCGATCAAGCAGTAACCCCGCTGGAGCCTGGTCCTGCCAGCGTAAACACATTGGCGTTCAGTTGGGCCCGCCCTGATCACACACTGGATGCAGCACAACACCTAGCCCTGGTAAAACTGCAAGCCAATGTTTCACTGTCGCAACTGGGCAGCCCCGTGCCAAAGGGTCCGCTGCGCGGACTCTACCTGTACGGCGACCAGCTTTGGGCCCACCTGGACAACCAGGTATACCGGGTCAGCATTGACCCGCATCGCGAACAACCCCGTATCGTCGCCGCCTCTCCATCAGACGCTCCCGGTCCTTGGCTGATACGCGACGAAGTCGGTCGCTGGCAGCTCGATCTGGCACTGCGACTACGCGGTGGCATGCCTTTAAGCAGGCGGGTACAGGAACAGAAACTGCAACGCCAGCAAGCATACAACGCACTCAAAACCAAGTTCGCAAGTGACACCGAACAAGTCAAAAGCCAGAAAGCCACCCGTGACAGGGTGCTGGGGATGGCCGCAACCGCCACGGATGAACGACTGATGCGTAGCTGTCTGGAAAAGACCCAAGGCTATGCAAAGTTCTGGCGTGAGTACCTGCACACGCTGGAAGAGGTCAACGAACACGAACCTGTTCCACACTACAAAGTAGTGAGAGCTACTGCGCTCTACGAGCTTGTACGCAGCGAGCAATCAAACGTTACCGCCCTGACCAGACTCTTTCGCCCGCTGCGCGCGCAACTGGTGGACCTGGCCAAGCAACATTCGCAACAGCAAGCGTTCCCTGAAGCCGATAGCCGCATTATCAACCATCGCCTGGATGCCATGTCGCCGCTGCTTGATCAGATGATCGCCGGAGCTGAGGTGTTGACTGACGCCCGGCGGCAACTCAATCGCCTCGCCAGTCGCCAACAAACAACGATTGCCCAGCTCAATGACTGGGTACAGACCAACCGCGAGGAGCCTTCAACGCACCTTATGTGGCGCTATCTTCGGGTAGAAAACCACTTCAATCGCCTGAAGCTGCTCCACTCACTGGATGATCAGGCAACGTACTGGCTGGATTGCAGCTGGAAGAACCTTGAACTTGGCATTGCTCAACGGGTGCGCCTGAGCGATCTTGAGGAAGCGGGGATTGAATTGCAGGTACGCCTGCTGCGGAGCATCAGTGATCAGATGGGGGTCTGTTTACGCCAACTGGGCAACCTCAAATCGCTCCTCATTGAGCCAGCAGCCTTGCAGGCCCTGGCTCAGCTACAGGCGGATGTCGAACACATTGCCGAAGGTGTGCGCCAAGACCTTGCGGAGCTTCCAGACTACCCCGTGGCCAGTACGGTCCAGCAACTTCGTAGTCAGGTACCAGGGTTGATCGACACCACCGAGCACGGCCTGCTGTTGGCAGAGCCCCGTGTCGATGACGACACACTGGTCGACATCCCGGGCCCGGATAACAAAACCGCCACACGCACCTATCGACGAGAACAGGAAGACTGGGTTGAAGTTTCTGCCGTCGCGACGCCCGAGCCAGCAACGCGCACAACGCAATCACTGAAGCGCTTATTGCGTAACAGTCGTATCTACATGGCCAACGCCCGCAAGACGCTCCATAGCTTGCAAACCAATGCTTCAACCAGCTACCTGCCCGTCGAGATCGAAGAGCTGCTCCAGCATCATAAAACGCTGTTGAACGCCGAACGCGAGGCGATCGAACAGCACCTGACCGACGACAACCAGACGGATGAAGCAACTGTAACGGATGATGGCGCGTTGACCATGAAGGCGCTTGATGAACTCGTACAGACCCTCACGTCCCAGACGCTGGAGCTGCGGACCCAAGCCGCATTACGGCAGAATCCAAGAATGGCTGAGGTTCAATACCTGATCGACCGTGGCCAGATCCAGGTCCGCGCAGTGGGCCCGCGCCGACACTTGGCCAAGGTCAAGGGACGAGCAGATGACTACCTCGACGAGTATGAAATCAGCCATCAGGGCACTGCGTTGTGGTATGCGCATTTCCACTATCAGGCCATGAATACCCCGCGCGAGGCGTTCGTTGCCGGGCATTTGAAGACGGCGGATCAACGCCTTGCTGCAGGGGCGAGCGTGACCGATGCCAGCGGTAGAAGCATTGACGTCTACCGTGCACCGGTTACTGCTGCATCAGCGGCAAAATACTTCTTCAACCTGTAA
- a CDS encoding enoyl-CoA hydratase codes for MSFETILLDIHGKVGLITLNRPQALNALNAQIVGEINQALDQLEANSNIGCVVLTGSAKAFAAGADIKEMADLRYPQIYVDDLFSDADRIANRRKPIIAAVSGFALGGGCELAMMCDFILAADNAKFGQPEINLGVLPGMGGTQRLTRAVGKAKAMELCLSGRLMGAEEAERAGLVARVVPQAELLEEALKVAATIASKSIPMTMMVKESVNRAFEVNLAEGVRFERRVFHAAFATEDQKEGMAAFIAKREAQFKDC; via the coding sequence ATGTCATTTGAAACGATTCTGTTGGACATCCACGGCAAGGTCGGCCTGATTACCCTCAACCGGCCGCAGGCGCTCAATGCGCTCAATGCGCAGATCGTCGGTGAGATCAATCAGGCCCTGGATCAGCTCGAAGCCAATTCGAACATTGGTTGCGTGGTGCTGACCGGTTCCGCCAAGGCCTTTGCCGCAGGTGCCGATATCAAGGAAATGGCTGATCTGCGTTATCCGCAGATCTATGTCGATGATCTGTTCAGCGATGCTGACCGCATTGCCAATCGGCGCAAACCGATCATCGCTGCCGTATCGGGCTTTGCCCTCGGGGGCGGCTGTGAGTTGGCGATGATGTGCGATTTCATTCTCGCCGCCGATAACGCCAAGTTTGGTCAGCCGGAAATCAATCTCGGTGTGCTCCCCGGCATGGGCGGCACTCAGCGTTTGACCCGTGCTGTCGGCAAGGCCAAGGCGATGGAACTGTGCTTGAGCGGTCGCCTGATGGGTGCAGAGGAAGCCGAACGCGCCGGTCTGGTCGCACGTGTGGTGCCGCAGGCTGAACTGTTGGAAGAAGCCTTGAAGGTGGCGGCAACCATCGCCAGTAAGTCGATCCCGATGACCATGATGGTCAAGGAAAGTGTCAATCGCGCCTTCGAAGTCAACCTGGCTGAAGGCGTACGCTTCGAACGTCGCGTGTTCCATGCCGCCTTTGCCACCGAAGACCAGAAGGAAGGCATGGCAGCGTTTATCGCCAAGCGGGAAGCGCAGTTCAAAGACTGCTGA
- a CDS encoding acyl-CoA dehydrogenase has product MLVNDEQQQISEAVRQFAQERLRPFAEQWDREHRFPKEAIAEMAQLGLFGMLVPEQWGGSDTGYVAYAMALEEIAAGDGACSTIMSVHNSVGCVPILKFGNDAQKQQFLTPLASGQMLGAFALTEPQAGSDASSLKTRARRDGDHYVLNGCKQFITSGQNAGVVIVFAVTDPGAGKRGISAFIVPTDSPGYQVARVEDKLGQHASDTCQIVFDDVRVPLANRLGEEGEGYKIALANLEGGRIGIASQSVGMARAAFEVARDYARERQSFGKPLIEHQAVAFRLADMATRVAVARQMVLHAAALRDAGRPALVEASMAKLFASEMAEKVCSDALQTLGGYGYLSDFPLERIYRDVRVCQIYEGTSDIQRMVIARNL; this is encoded by the coding sequence ATGCTAGTCAATGACGAACAACAGCAAATCAGTGAAGCCGTCCGCCAGTTCGCCCAAGAGCGCTTACGCCCGTTTGCCGAGCAATGGGACCGCGAACATCGCTTTCCCAAGGAGGCTATCGCAGAGATGGCTCAACTGGGCCTGTTCGGCATGTTGGTGCCGGAGCAGTGGGGTGGCAGTGATACGGGCTACGTTGCCTATGCCATGGCGCTGGAAGAGATCGCCGCCGGCGATGGCGCTTGCTCGACCATCATGAGCGTGCACAACTCAGTGGGCTGCGTGCCGATCCTAAAATTTGGCAATGACGCGCAGAAGCAGCAGTTTCTTACCCCGCTTGCCAGTGGTCAGATGCTCGGTGCCTTTGCCCTGACCGAACCCCAGGCGGGCTCCGATGCCAGCAGCTTGAAGACCCGTGCGCGCCGTGACGGCGACCACTATGTGCTCAATGGCTGCAAGCAGTTCATCACTTCCGGGCAAAATGCCGGGGTAGTGATCGTTTTCGCTGTTACTGATCCTGGTGCCGGCAAGCGCGGCATCAGCGCTTTTATCGTTCCGACCGATTCCCCCGGCTATCAGGTCGCCCGGGTCGAGGACAAACTCGGCCAGCACGCTTCCGATACCTGCCAGATCGTCTTTGACGATGTGCGCGTGCCGCTGGCCAACCGCTTGGGCGAGGAGGGCGAAGGCTACAAAATCGCCCTGGCCAACCTCGAAGGTGGCCGTATCGGTATCGCTTCGCAGTCGGTCGGGATGGCACGCGCGGCTTTTGAGGTGGCCCGAGACTACGCCCGCGAACGGCAAAGCTTTGGCAAGCCCTTGATCGAGCACCAGGCTGTGGCCTTCCGCTTGGCTGACATGGCCACTCGCGTGGCGGTGGCGCGGCAAATGGTCCTGCATGCCGCTGCGTTGCGTGATGCTGGGCGTCCCGCGCTGGTCGAAGCGTCGATGGCCAAACTTTTCGCCTCGGAAATGGCCGAAAAGGTCTGTTCGGATGCCTTGCAGACCTTGGGCGGTTATGGCTATCTGAGTGACTTTCCGCTGGAGCGGATCTACCGCGATGTGCGGGTTTGTCAGATCTATGAAGGCACCAGCGATATTCAGCGCATGGTTATTGCGCGCAATCTTTGA